A stretch of DNA from Halobacteriovorax sp. JY17:
AGTAATTTCACAACAGGTCAGGTTTATTTACAAGTCATTGAGAATGAGAGAGAGGGAAAGTATCTTGGAAAAACTGTTCAAGTTGTTCCCCATATCACAGAAGAAATAAAGAGAAGAATTCATATAGCTGCTGAAGATACTGAAGTTCTTCTTGGTGAGATTGGTGGAACAGTAGGAGACATTGAGTCACAGCCTTTTGTTGAATCCATTAGACAACTTGCTCAAGATGTTGGCCCTGAAAATGTACTTTTTGTTCACTTAGTGCTTGTTCCGTATCTTGGTGCGGCAGGTGAGTTGAAAACAAAGCCGGCGCAACATTCAGTGAAAGAACTTAGATCGATGGGGCTTTTTCCTCACATTGTTATTTGTAGATCGGATAGAGAAATTGAACAGTCTCTAATTGATAAAATTTCTCTATTTTGTAATGTGCAAAAGGAAAATGTTTTCCAATCTATTGATGTCGATACAATTTATCAAGTACCACTGAGTTTACATGCCCAAGGTCTTGATCAGAGAATTGCAAATCTTCTTGGTATCTGGGCCGCAGCTCCAAAAATTGATGATCTTGAGAAAGTTGTTTACAACTTTAAGCATCCTCTTAGAAAAGTAAAAATTGGAATAGTTGGAAAATATACTGAGCTTGTAGAATCTTATAAGTCATTGGACGAAGCCTTAAATCATGCGGCCAATTCATGTCAGCTAGAGCTAGACCCTGTTTATATAGACGCGGAAGACTTGGAAAAAGGAAAGGATTCAATTCTTTCAGAGGTTCAAGGTATTCTCGTTCCTGGTGGTTTTGGTCAAAGAGGGACGGAAGGAAAAATTCAGGCAATAAAATTTGCAAGAGAAAATAAAATTCCATTCTTTGGAATTTGTCTTGGAATGCAGCTTGCTATGATTGAGTTTGCTAGAAATATAGTAGGTCTAGAGCAAGCAACGAGTGAAGAATTTGGCAGTGCAGGGGACCTGGTCGTTCACTTTATGGAAGGTCAGAGTCAAGAGGGAACTAAAGGTGGTTCCATGAGGCTTGGTGCCTACGAGTGTGACCTTGCTGATAAATCGTACGCGAAGAAAATTTATGGAAGCACTAAAATTAGTGAGAGACATAGACATAGGCTTGAAGTTAATAATTTATATACGTCGAAAATTAGTGATGCTGGAATGATTATTTCTGGAGTGAATAAAGAACTTGATTTAGTTGAAGTTGTAGAGCTTTCAGATCATCCTCACTTTATTGCTTGCCAGTATCATCCTGAATTTAAATCTCGTCCGTATACTCCACACCCATTATTTAAATCATTTATAGAAAAGGCAGATCAATATGGAAAATAAGAAAATGGACTTTTTTATAGGTCCTTGTGTTTTAGAAAGTGAAACGCTTGCAATGGATATTGCAGGCAAATTAGTTGAAGATCTAAAAGAGTTTGAAGATAAGATTCAATTACATTTCAAAGGAAGTTTTGATAAGGCCAATAGGTCATCGATTGATTCCTATAGAGGCCCCGGAATTGAAGCAGGTCTTAAGATTTTAGAAAAAGTAGGAAAGACTTACTCTCTACCTACTATTACTGACTTTCATCACCCTGAACAGGCCGAGCAGATAGCATCAGTGGTTAAGACATTACAGGTTCCGGCTTTTCTCTGCCGTCAGACTGATATGATTTTAGCTGGAGCCGAGGCGTGTGCTAAGTATAGTGGTCAATTAAAAGTTAAGAAGGGACAATTTTTAAGTCCTGAAGAAACTAAGAATATAGTGGATAAGGCCTTAAACTTCTTAACTAAGGATCAAATTCTATTAACTGAGCGTGGGACGAGCTTTGGTTATAATAACCTCGTCGTTGATATGGCCAGCTTTCAGATCATGAAGAGTTTTGGAGTTAGAACTATTCACGATGCCACTCACTGTGTTCAAAGACCTGGAGGTCTTGGAACAATTACTGGTGGAAAAAGAGAACAGATCTTTACTCTAGCAAAGGCCGCTGTTGCAGCAGGTGCAGATGGTATTTTTATGGAGTGTCATCCAAATCCTGAAAAAGCTCTATCTGATTCGGCAACTGCTCTGCAAATTGAAAAAGTTAAAGAAATCGTCAGGAAATTAATTCAGATCAAGGACGTTGTTAATGCAAGTTAACCTAAGAGATGTTGCAGAAAAATTTAAAGATAAGCTTTTAAAAATTAAAGTTGTCGCGTTTGATGTTGATGGAATATTAACTGATGGCAGAGTTTGGTATAGTGGCGATGAGATGGGATGGAATCGTTTTACAGATACGCGTGATGGTTACGGTCTCAAGATGCTAAAGAACTTTGGTTTTAAAGTTGGAATAATTACTGGGGGAGATTCTCTTAGTGTGATTAAGAGATTCAAAGAAAATCTAGGTCTTGATTTTGTTTACTACGGAAATGAAGACAAGAGAGAGTCTTACAAATTACTTCTTGCAGAAGGGTATCGCCAGGATGAAATTCTCTATGTCGGGGATGAGTTCTTCGATGTTCCACTGATGATTGCAAGTGGATTTTCAGCAACAGTTCCTGTTGCTTCTGAAGAAGTTCGAAGAAAAGCTGACTATGTCACTTCTGTTTCAGGAATTGGTTCTGCCAGAGAAGTTATCGATATTTTAAGGTATGCTCATGGGCTTTACCCTGAAGTTTTAGACTTAGACGGTAATATTATTAACTTTGAGTAGGTTTTCCAATAGGGATGCTTACTTCGAAGTGAGCACCACTTTCTTGTGCTTCACTTACTAAAATTAAATCACCAGACATCTCTCTCATGAGCTGTCTGGAAATGCTTAGACCAAGTCCTGTTCCACTCCCCATTCCCTTTGTTGTATAAAAAGGAGAGAATACTTCTTCTTCTATTACTTTAGGAATTCCTGGGCCTGAGTCGATGAAGTGTATAACACATATATCTTCTTTGACTTCTGTTGAAATTTTAATTTCTTTAATACTTGAATCTTTTAAAGCATCAATTGAATTGTTAATTAAGTTTACAAGGACTTGGGAGAATTGAGTTTCTTTCGTTATAATATTAAGAGTTGTATCAAGAGAAGAAATATCTAATTTGATTTTATTCTTCTTCATTTTTTCTTCAATAAAGATAAGAGTTTTAGAAAGAATAGTGTTCAAATTCTTTGATTCAAGTTTATCTTTACTTCCTTCCCTTGAGAAATCTAAGAGATTCGAAATAATCTTTGAAGTTCTATTTACTGAGCTTTCAATATTTCTCATGGTTGTAGAAATCTTGTTTTTCTTTTCTTCGCTTTGTATTTCAATGAAGCTGAGCTCGTGTTCTAACATTGTTAGAGAGAGTGAAATGATACCCATTGGGTTGTTGATTTCATGTGCAATACTACTTGCTACCTCACCAATTGCAGCTAGCTTTTGATTGTGAATTGACTTTGATCTCTCTGCTTCTATTTGAGCCTGGGTTTCTACTTTCTCTGTATTATCTATACATTGTATGAAGATATAATCTTCTTTCTTATCTTGTATAAAGGTCCAGATGGTATTCTTCCATACTTCAGTACTTTTAAAGTTCATCTCCAGTTCAAAATGCTCGGATCTTTCTTTTAATGAGGTGAAAACCTTATTAAATTGTGAATTTTCTGTTAACACAGTATCAAGTAGAATATTTCCATTTTTCTGTTTAATTTGAAAAAGCTCTATTGCGGCTTTATTTGTTTGAATAATATTTCCCTTATAGTCTAGTATTAAAAGTGAAATAGGTGAGGAGTCAATGAACTTCGCTAGCTGAGATTTCTTCTTTTGAAAGTTATTAAAAACTTCAATGAAGTTTTCTTCAATGACATTAAACTCTCGAATGATACTTTTTCTTGGAACAGTTGGTATATTTCGAATCATCAGAAGATTAATGGTACTTAGCAATCCTTCAAGGGGAGGTGTTATAGTTCTATTGGCAAGATATATTGTGAGGATACATAGAAAAATAGATATGAAGAGAGTTAAAATAAAATTTATAATATATGAACTCTTTAGATTTTTAATATAGTCGGAGCTTGTTTGAAGAACAACTTTGAGCCGATTGTTTCCATCAATGGGAATACTCCCTATGAAAAATAGTTTACTCTTCACTTGTATAAGCTGATTAAAATCTGCAGTACTTATCTTGTGAATCTCTTCTTGACTGAGTTCCTGAGTTCCAGATACGAAAGTATTATTTACAAGAAAGAAAACGTTGTGATTATTTATCTTTTCAGAGAGTCCACTAATGAATTTATTTTTATTATTAATTATATAACCACTATGTATTGTTGCTAAAACACGGCCAGTGACTTTTGAGATAATTTCTTCTTTTGCAAAGATAATGACATTTTTATTCTCGGTAATATATAGGTTTAGTTCTTTTGGCAGAGGGTTGTTTGTAATGTAGTTTCTTACTATCTCTCTACTATTAAGTATGTTGAGGCTGACATCAATAATACTTTCTTCACCATCATAGGTTAGAAAAAGAAAATCAGCATCTAATGATTCATGTATGCCTTTATATAATGTATTTTCTATTTCTTTTTTATCTCCTCTTTCTAGACTTTGAATTAGAGATGAATTATTTACGTATTGAGACAGTTTGTTACTTCTTATATTTAACTGTGAGTTTATGAAAATTTGAGTGATCTTTTCTTCGTCTTTAAAATCATCAATAGTCTTGTCTCTAAGAAGTAGCATTGATGAATTAAACTGATTATAAAAGAGAGGGATCGTGACAAGAATGACAATGATGATAATAATCATTCCAAGGAGTACTGAAATCTTATAGTCTTTAGTTTCTTTCATTTGAATACCTAAAAGCTTTTTCTATAAGTGAGCTTATTTCTGGGCTACTTGTTTCTTTAGTTATGAGAGTCATACTGCCTGAGAAAATTTGAGGTACTTTCTTCGCATTACCTTGGAGGTCTAGTTTTATCGCTTCTGCTATAGCAATGGCACTATCGTCATTCATACGCATGACAGAGAAATCAATTCCATTTTTAGTTCTTAGAAGGCTATCTATTTCAGCACTTCCTCCTCCCCAGCCATTTAAGAGAAATTTATGGTCAGCCTTAAACATTTGCGCCTTAAGACTTATGTCTGTAGCACAAGATATGATTAAATCTATTTTCTTATTGCGACTAAAAAGGTCCTTAAGTGCAATTTCCACTTTCTTTGGGTTTGCATCTGTATAATATCTGCTTACAAGTTTCCATTTTCTATCTTTTGAGAGTTCCTTTATAGCGTAATCTCCCCGCATTTTACTAACATAGCCCTTAGAGTGATAAAGCACAGCGTAGCTTCCACCGTTAGGTAGTCTTCTTCCTACTTCTTCAATTAGTTTCTGTGTTCCTTCTTCATGATCAAAACCCACATAAAAGAAGGGTTGGTTCTTTTCCCAAGACTTCAAAGGTGTTGTTATATTTAGTAAAATTAACTTAATAGGAGAGTAGGCGAGAGTTTGATTAATCAACTTTGAATGCTCTTTGACGTTTAGAGTGAAAATTAGGTAATCAGGCTTCTTCTTTATTGCCTCTAGTATTTTTGCAGATTCTTTCTTAATATTTCCACCTGTAGGAGTAGGAATAACTTCAAGCTCAAAAGCAACTTTACTTTCAATAAGTCTCTTTTTGAGCGCCATTATATTTCTCCTCCAGTAATCAGATACTTGATCTTCTGGATAGATCATCACAATTTTTGTTTTCTTCACTTGTTTAATTGAAATTTCTTGAGCAGCGTTTTCGACTAATTCTTTAAAACTTCTTAGAATACTAATCTGGTGAGGATATTTATTTAAATAATCTTGATAATGCCAATACTCATCCGATGATGTAGTAAAAGAGATAACCAATAATAGAGCAGCGCATATAATCTTCAATTTATATCCTTTAAATATAACTACTTATCGGAAGAGCTTGATTTTACTAAAGTTCTTCTCTAAAACTTGACTCAAGCTCTAGGTTGTTTTAATTATGAGAGGTAATATTCAGAGTTTAGGATTAAGAATGTCAGAATTAGATAAATTTCAGGCCCTTTTAGATGAGGAGTATACTTGGCCAGCTCCCTACTTATTCAAGTTCATTGTCCCTAAAACAGAGTTAGAGACTCTGGAGTCCTTAGTTGAAGGGAATCAAATAACAGAAAAGCCATCAAAGCATGGAAAATATATTGCTGTAAGCTTCACTAAACTCTGTAATTCCTCTAAAGAAGTTCTGGATATGTATGCAAAGGTTTCTGCAATTCCAGGAATTCTATCTCTGTAGTAAACTATTAGTAGTTTAATTTTAGGAGAAGAAATGAAATATGATTACGCACTTGTTGTGGGCGCTGGAGCCTTTGGGACTTCTATAGCATCTGTTCTCGCAAATAATTTTAAGAAAGTTATTTTAAAGGTTAGATCTGAAGATGTTTATGAAAGCCTCTTAAGAGGAACCAATGAAGTTTATCTTCCAGGCATTGAGCTGGCCGATAATATTGTACCTGCACTCACTTGGGAAGAAGTCGATAGTAAGACAAGTGGAAAAATTGAAATTATTGTTTCAGGGCTTCCTACTGCAGGAATAAGTGACTTCTTTAAAGAAAACCGTGATCGTTTTTCAAAGTATTTTGAAGCTGGTGTACCCCTTGTTTCCCTCTCTAAAGGGATTGATCCAATAACATTAGAAATGGCCGATGATCTATTTTTTGATCTTTGGAATGAGCATAAAGAGTTATTTACTTTCTTGTCGGGGCCAAGTTTTGCGAAAGAAATTTTAGAGGAGCAGGTAACTCTTGTGACTGCTGCAGGGAGATCAAAGCATGTTTTAGAAAGTGTTTCTTCCATGCTTGATACATCATATTTTAAAGTTTTACCAAGTTACGATGTGAAAGGAGTTCTTTTAGGTGGAGCTCTTAAGAATATTTTGGCCATTGCTGGGGGAATTATTGAGGGACTAGGGTATAACCATAATACTAGGGCCGCCATGATTACTAGAGGAATTGCTGAAATGCTCCGCTTTGGAAAAGTTTTTAATGCAAGACCTGAGACATTCTATGGTCTAAGTGGAATGGGTGATTTAATTCTTACGACTACTGGGGAGCTTTCAAGAAATAAAACTTTTGGGTTAGAAATAGCAAAGGGAAGAAGCGCTCTTGAAATCATTAATTCACAAAGAACCGTTGTTGAAGGATTTAAAACAGCAAAAGCTGTTCATTTAATCTGTGAAAAATATGGAATTCGCGCAAATATTTTCCAAGGCGTTTATCAAGTTCTCTATGAAGAAGCTATTCCTGGAGAAGTACTAAAGAAATTAATGAAACAACCCAGTAAATTTGAGCTTGATTAATTCAAGCTCTCTTTAATTTCATTTATTGAAATAGTTTCTCCAAGATTTATTAATTTTCCATCCTTGTTGATAACAAAGTAGGCAGGAACACCAACAAAACCATTCTTTCTAAGCCAGCTTCCAATAACTTCATCTCTCTTTGTCCAATCAGCAAGAAGCAGATGAATATTCTCTTGCTCAACAAGGTCTCTAAAAGAGTCAGTTTCAATAACTAGTCTTTCGTTTACTTTACAGGTAAAGCACCACTTCGCAGTAAAATCGATAAAGACCTTCTTTCCTTCTTTAGAGTAAGAATTCATTTTCTCTTCTGACCATTTTTCCCACTGCAGTCCTTTTGCATTCTTCTCTTTTAGTAACATAGATCCATTTACCGTTGTAGATGTTCCTACTGGAGCTGAAATAATATTTACTACTAGGGCTATATAGAGAAGATGAAAAGTTATTCTCCAAACTTTAGATTTAGTAATCTTCTTTGATAAGTAGAAAGCAAAGAAACAAAGAAGAAGAGCAGTGTTGAGTTTAATCATTACACCGGCCATATTATCAGTTAGAGAAGAATAGACATCTATTAACCAAATAGTTGTAAGAAGTAGTGTTAATCCTAGGAATTTCTTTAAATTCTCCATCCACATTCCAGGCTTAGGGAGAAATGAAATCGTAGCAGGAAAAATTCCCGTTACTAGAAATGGAAATGCTAACCCAATTCCTACAGATAGAAAAATAGCTAAAATAGTTAGATTAGAAGATGTAAAAGCAAAAGTAAGTGCTGTTCCTAAAAAGGGGGCAGAACATGGAGTTGATAGAATTGTTGCGAGTACCCCTGATGTGAAATCACCAAAGAAGCTATCATTTGTTTCTAGGCCCCCTAACTTCGTTCCTCCAGGAGTTCTAAACTCAAAAAGTCCGAATAGATTTAGAGCGAAGATGAAGAGTACAAAAATCATTGCAAGTACAAATAAAGGAGATTGAAGTTGAAATCCCCATCCCACTTGTTCGCCGGCCTGTTTTAGAAGAACAATAGCTAGCGTTAATAGAGAGAAGGTCGTTAAGATACCAAGAGTATAACTTAGGTTATGTTTTAAAATTCTCTTCTTACTTTCAGCTCTATGCTGAATGAGACCAAAGAGTTTTATAGAGATTACAGGCAGTACACACGGCATGAAATTTAAAATGAGACCGCCGATAAAAGCTAGAAAGAGGTAGGTAAAGAATGAATTTTCTGAGGAGTCTGTTTGTGTCTGATTTTCTTTCGCTGCGACTTTGGACTTTTCATTGGTGATCACAGGAGTGAGAAGCTCCGTGAATTTTTCAAATCTTTCTGCGGCAGTTAGAGAGTATGTGTGAAAAGATTTCTTAATGGTATTTGTTTCTCCTGAAACAGGGTCGGCATAGAGAAATTTTAACTCATAAGGGGATTCAAACTTTCCATCTTTTGGAAGAGGAAGTTCAGGATCCATGTACTCGCCGTCCCATTCAATCGTATACTTCGCATAGAAGTTACCTTTCTTGTCTTTGAAAAGCTTTTCTCTGATAAAGTTAAAAGGCTCATGAGGAAAGGGCGTTAAAATATTCTTCTTTAAATCTACTTCCTTCCCCTGTAGTGACGTAAGGTTGTAGTAGAGGGTTAGTTTATTATCTTCATTTCCAGGAGCTTTCGCTAGGACAAGATCAAGTTGATTTGGAAATTCGATCGCTCGAGGTAATTTTTTAAAAATGTCTTGAGTACTTTCTGGAGATACTTCAAGTGTATTTCCAACAATACTTGTTATGGAGTAATTCTTTAATTCTCCGCTAACTTCTCCCTTTCCTGGAATACAGATATTCTTACAAACTAGCCAATTGGACTTTATATTGAAATGAGCGTTTGCAGCAGAGGTAGGAAGTTTAAAGAATAGAGAATAATCATTCTCATACCCAAAGGCGAGCATATCCCCCTCTTCAATATACTTTTGAGGCTCTGGCCATTCAAGTTCTTCAAGGACGGTGCTCTTTCCGTTAATTTCAAATTCATATTTTATTGGAAGACCTGCATCTCCTGGATTTTTCCAGTAGGTGTGCCAATGGGGATGGTTCTGATAATTCAAAACAAGGAAGTGATCAGTTTCAGTGCTTAGAGTTGACGCTGTAAATTTCACAGGTATATCTGGAACTTTTTCTTCTTTGCCATTACTCGCGCCTGAGTTTATAGAAAGGGTGAGTAATACTGTGATAATGAACAAAAGAGTATTCTTACTCATTTTAGGAGGCTCCATGTGAACTTTTCTATCTTCTATAGATATTATATATTATCAAATTATCGTTATATGCCTATTAAAGTTGAGGGATCTGACTGAAAAATTACCAAAAGTTAACAAATAAAGTGATATGATTTAAAAATTGACGAATATAAGAGGCTCGATAATGAAAAGATTTCCAAAATCTATTATTTGCATGACTGAAGAAAGTGTAGAGGTTCTCTACGCTCTCGGAAGAAGTGAATTGATTGTAGGAGTCTCTGCATATGTTGAGCGTCCACCTGAAGCGAAGAAGAAGAGAACTATTTCTGCTTTTACTCACGCTAATTTAAAGAGAATTATTGAAATGAAGCCTGATTTAGTCCTAGGTTTTTCAGATATTCAAAAAGACATTGCAAAAGACTTAATCGCAGAGGGATTAAATGTCTTTATTGCTAATCATAGAAGTATCGAAGGCATCTTAAATTATATCCAAATGCTTGGTAACCTAGTTGGTGAGAATGAGAAGGCTTCCTCATATATTCAAGAACTAGAAGAGAAAATATCTTACGCTAAATCTAAAGCTAAGACTTTCAAGATAAGACCAAAGGTCTATGTGGAGGAGTGGGATAATCCTCTTATATGTGGAATTCAGTGGTTTTCTGAAATCGTCGAAATTTGTGGAGGTGAGATTATACATAAAGAGAAGAGCCTATCATCACTTGCTACAGGAAGAATTGTGACAAATGAAGAAATTGTAGCGGCTTGTCCTGATATAATACTTGCTTGTTGGTGTGGAAAGAAAGTTGTCTTTAATCATATCTATGAAAGAGCAGGGTTCTCTAGTCTTCCTGCCGTCAAAAATTCTCAGGTATTCGAGCTTGATCCTGCTATATTTCTTCAGCCAGGGCCCGCTCCAATAGTCTCTGGAATTGATCAACTTCTCGAAATCTTTGAGAATTATCAGCAAACCTAAATAAAAATTCATTTTAATCATGCTTTTTCAAAGAGTCTGCTAAATATTTTAGCAATTTGTCCGATTAGGTAAGAGAAGATTAAGGTTTTTAAGAGGATTAACCTATGCAGAAGGCCATTAAATTAACACTACTAACAACGTTCTTAACAAGTTTTGTTTCTTGTGGATTCGTAAATCATATTGAAGAGAGATCTGCACAGATCAACCATCAAGAAGATACGATTTTACAATTATCTAAAGAGACGAGAGATTTGCAGTATCAAATTTCAAAATTGAAAACTGAAATTGCAGCTCTAGAAACTAAGAATCAATATCTCACTGTTCAGTTAAAAGAATCAATGGGGGAAAGCCCTGCAAGAGCGAGAGGTATTGCCTCTGTAGCTCCACTAGAAGATGCAACTGATCTTGTGAAGTTTGATGTTTATAAGTGGAAGCCTGATCAAGTATTAGCTGTGGCGAAGAAGGAATTCTCTGCTAAGAATTTTGAAAAGTCCGCACAATTTTTTTACACATACAAGAAGCAATTTCCTGGTGATAAGAAAATGGATGATCAATTTCTCTTTCAAGCAGGTGTTGCATCCTTTGAATCTGGAAAACACTATGACTGGGCAATTACTAATTTTTCAAAGTTAGTAGAAGCTTATCCAACTTCAAAATTTTATAGAGGTTCTAAACTATGGATGGCCTTAGCTAATCTAAAAGTGGGTAATGAAGAAGAGTTCTTTATAGCTGCTGAAGAGTTTAGAAAGAAATATAGAAACACTCCTGAATGGAAAATACTGAGTACTCACTATGAAAAAATCGTTCAAAGACACAAAAAGAATTAGTTTAATCTCTTTCTTTTTCACATTCTTCTTTATGAACCTATCTCTGGCAAACTCGCCGGAGATGATGGTTACCTCTGTTAAAGGTAATGCTTTCCTTGTTAGTAAGGGAAAGACTGTAACCTTGAAGCCTGGCGATCATATTTATGATTTTCAAGAAATCTTCACTGAAGTTGGTGGACAACTAACAACAAAGAATTTTAAAGATCAAGTCTTCCACTTCTCAGGTGGAAGTAGTGCCAAAGTTTTAAAGAATTTCTTAGAGTTACAGAATGGATACTTATGGGTTCAGTCTCATGAAAAAAAATCTCAGATTTATAAAATTCAAACACCAAATAGTATTATTTCATTTAGTGAAGGTGAGGCCATCATAGATTTTGATAATAATATTGTTAAAACTCAGCTTCTTGTTTTAAATGGTCAATTTTCGTTTTCAAATTTATTTGAAAATTACTTAAATTTAGATGTAACTTCTGGAAAGTTTTCATTTATTTCAAAAGACTATGAAAATGGAGCACCAAGAAATCCAACCCCTGTGGGGAAGAATACATTTTCTAAACTTCAGGCATTATTTGATAGATCAAGTGTTGAGCAAAGAGAGATTACTCCTGTTGCTGATATATTAACTGCTCAAGATACTAGAATGCTTGTGAAAGAAACTCCTAAAAAGAGGTCGATTGCATCAATAGTAGAGCTTGATAGTAAGAGCGATGCTGAAATTATTTATAGAAAGAAACACAAGAGAGACGAATCTCTAGATACTGTTCTGACTAACTACTATGAAAAGAAGTTATCTAACATGAAGGCTACAAAAACGAAGAAGAAGTTTAGCCCAAGCTATGTTAAGAAGTCGGGAGTAAAGGTCTATATTTTTGGTCAAAAGAGCAAAAAAGAGAGATCAATTGCCTCTGTTAAATCGACAAGAAAGCCCGCTTCAATTGGTATGGAGCCAGTAGTTAGAATTAAGAAAGACGCTTTTGAATCTTCACTTACTCGAGAGTATAAGAAACAACTTAGACATGATAAAGAAGTGAACTCACTTATTAATGAATTGAAAAGTTACGATCAAGACTATAAGCAATCTTATTAATTCCAAAAAAAACATTTATTAGTCTAGCGTTTATCTCAGATAAACGCTGATTAGCTTCTCTAAAATAGCTATGTGAAATAGCTTCCTCATCGTTTTCTATAGACATTTAAGTTATAATTTCAACATCTTAAATAAATTATGAAAGAGGAAAATCATGAGCAATTTAACTCCAAAGCTTGCTTTGACTTACGACGATGTTTTACTCAAACCCGGTTACTCTGAAATTCTACCCGCAGATGCAATTTTGAAATCTAGATTCTCAAAGAATATTGAATTGAATGTTCCAATTGTCTCCGCAGCAATGGATACTGTCACTGAGGGGAGAGCTGCAATTGTTCTTGCTCAGCAAGGGGGAATAGGAGTCATCCATAAGAATATGTCTCCTGAAGAACAGGCGAATGAAGTTCGAAAGGTTAAGAAGTTTGAAGCAGGTATGGTTTTAGATCCTGTTACAGTTTCTCCAGAGGCCACTCTTTCAGATGTATTTGCACTTTCTAGAGAGAGAAAAGTTACAGGGATGCCAGTCGTCGATAGAGATAATCTCTGTGTTGGAATTATCACAAGTCGAGATACTCAATTTGAAACAGATCTCTCTGTAAAAGTTAAGGATATTATGACTACAGGTGATAATTTAGTTACAGCAAAGAAAGGGATTGACCCAGGAGAAGCTCAATCTCTCTTACATAAGCATCGTATTGAAAAGCTTCCAGTTCTAGATGAGAAAGGAAGACTTGCTGGCCTTATTACGATCAAAGATATTATGAAGAAAAATGACTTTCCAAACTCCAATAAAGATAGATTTGGAAGACTTCGAGTCGCCGGAGCTATGGGGGTAGGTGATAAGGAGTTTGATAGGGCCATTAGACTTGTTGAGGCAGGTATCGATGCTCTTGTTGTCGATACAGCTCATGGACACTCAAAAGGTGTTTTGAATATGGTAAAGAAATTAAAAGAAACTTTTGCTGAGGTTGATATTATTGCAGGTAATGTTGCTACTGCGAAGGCCTGTGAAGATTTAGCGAAGGCCGGAGCTGATGGAGTAAAGGTTGGAATTGGTCCCGGGTCAATTTGTACTACGAGAGTTGTCGCAGGAATTGGAGTTCCACAGCTGGGAGCAATTTTTGAGTGCGGGATTGCTTGTAAGAAGCTAAATATTCCAATGATCGCTGATGGGGGAATTAAATACTCTGGAGATATTGTAAAAGCAATTGCTGCAGGAGCAAGTTGTGTGATGCTAGGTTCTCTCTTTGCTGGTTGTGACGAATCTCCAGGTGAGATGATTCTCTATCAGGGAAGACATTATAAAGTTTACCGAGGAATGGGCTCACTTGG
This window harbors:
- a CDS encoding CTP synthase, encoding MILKNLKEYSVKGKSSPKKFIFITGGVASSLGKGLAAASIAGLLERRGLKVNMLKMDPYINVDPGTMSPTQHGEVFVTDDGAETDLDLGHYERFTSLTLSRTSNFTTGQVYLQVIENEREGKYLGKTVQVVPHITEEIKRRIHIAAEDTEVLLGEIGGTVGDIESQPFVESIRQLAQDVGPENVLFVHLVLVPYLGAAGELKTKPAQHSVKELRSMGLFPHIVICRSDREIEQSLIDKISLFCNVQKENVFQSIDVDTIYQVPLSLHAQGLDQRIANLLGIWAAAPKIDDLEKVVYNFKHPLRKVKIGIVGKYTELVESYKSLDEALNHAANSCQLELDPVYIDAEDLEKGKDSILSEVQGILVPGGFGQRGTEGKIQAIKFARENKIPFFGICLGMQLAMIEFARNIVGLEQATSEEFGSAGDLVVHFMEGQSQEGTKGGSMRLGAYECDLADKSYAKKIYGSTKISERHRHRLEVNNLYTSKISDAGMIISGVNKELDLVEVVELSDHPHFIACQYHPEFKSRPYTPHPLFKSFIEKADQYGK
- the kdsA gene encoding 3-deoxy-8-phosphooctulonate synthase — its product is MENKKMDFFIGPCVLESETLAMDIAGKLVEDLKEFEDKIQLHFKGSFDKANRSSIDSYRGPGIEAGLKILEKVGKTYSLPTITDFHHPEQAEQIASVVKTLQVPAFLCRQTDMILAGAEACAKYSGQLKVKKGQFLSPEETKNIVDKALNFLTKDQILLTERGTSFGYNNLVVDMASFQIMKSFGVRTIHDATHCVQRPGGLGTITGGKREQIFTLAKAAVAAGADGIFMECHPNPEKALSDSATALQIEKVKEIVRKLIQIKDVVNAS
- a CDS encoding ATP-binding protein codes for the protein MKETKDYKISVLLGMIIIIIVILVTIPLFYNQFNSSMLLLRDKTIDDFKDEEKITQIFINSQLNIRSNKLSQYVNNSSLIQSLERGDKKEIENTLYKGIHESLDADFLFLTYDGEESIIDVSLNILNSREIVRNYITNNPLPKELNLYITENKNVIIFAKEEIISKVTGRVLATIHSGYIINNKNKFISGLSEKINNHNVFFLVNNTFVSGTQELSQEEIHKISTADFNQLIQVKSKLFFIGSIPIDGNNRLKVVLQTSSDYIKNLKSSYIINFILTLFISIFLCILTIYLANRTITPPLEGLLSTINLLMIRNIPTVPRKSIIREFNVIEENFIEVFNNFQKKKSQLAKFIDSSPISLLILDYKGNIIQTNKAAIELFQIKQKNGNILLDTVLTENSQFNKVFTSLKERSEHFELEMNFKSTEVWKNTIWTFIQDKKEDYIFIQCIDNTEKVETQAQIEAERSKSIHNQKLAAIGEVASSIAHEINNPMGIISLSLTMLEHELSFIEIQSEEKKNKISTTMRNIESSVNRTSKIISNLLDFSREGSKDKLESKNLNTILSKTLIFIEEKMKKNKIKLDISSLDTTLNIITKETQFSQVLVNLINNSIDALKDSSIKEIKISTEVKEDICVIHFIDSGPGIPKVIEEEVFSPFYTTKGMGSGTGLGLSISRQLMREMSGDLILVSEAQESGAHFEVSIPIGKPTQS
- a CDS encoding substrate-binding domain-containing protein, producing MKIICAALLLVISFTTSSDEYWHYQDYLNKYPHQISILRSFKELVENAAQEISIKQVKKTKIVMIYPEDQVSDYWRRNIMALKKRLIESKVAFELEVIPTPTGGNIKKESAKILEAIKKKPDYLIFTLNVKEHSKLINQTLAYSPIKLILLNITTPLKSWEKNQPFFYVGFDHEEGTQKLIEEVGRRLPNGGSYAVLYHSKGYVSKMRGDYAIKELSKDRKWKLVSRYYTDANPKKVEIALKDLFSRNKKIDLIISCATDISLKAQMFKADHKFLLNGWGGGSAEIDSLLRTKNGIDFSVMRMNDDSAIAIAEAIKLDLQGNAKKVPQIFSGSMTLITKETSSPEISSLIEKAFRYSNERN
- a CDS encoding DUF493 family protein, with translation MSELDKFQALLDEEYTWPAPYLFKFIVPKTELETLESLVEGNQITEKPSKHGKYIAVSFTKLCNSSKEVLDMYAKVSAIPGILSL